One window of the Rhizorhabdus dicambivorans genome contains the following:
- a CDS encoding maleylacetate reductase — protein MQFIYEPLPYRIVFGAGSIERVPDEVAPIGKRALILSTPEQSADAERLMERLGGLGAGLFAKATMHVPIATVEAAIAQARALDADCTVAIGGGSTTGLAKALSLRAGLPSVVIPTTYAGSEVTPIWGLTENGVKTTGRDPRVLPRVVIYDPDLTLSLPAALSVASGLNAIAHCMEGLYAVDGNPVVSVMAEEGIRTLARALPVIRARPDDREARGEALYGCWLAGMVLGAASVALHHKLCHTLGGSFDMPHAETHTAVLPHAIAYNAPAVPEAMARASRALGGGNPAAALYELATSLGAEMSLARLGMPSDGVEKAARLAVRNPYPNPRPITEEGIAALLARAYAGLPPTIGEAA, from the coding sequence GTGCAATTCATATATGAGCCCCTGCCCTATCGGATCGTCTTCGGGGCCGGATCGATAGAGCGGGTTCCCGACGAGGTGGCACCAATCGGCAAACGCGCGCTGATCCTCTCGACGCCCGAGCAGAGCGCCGACGCCGAACGCCTGATGGAAAGGCTGGGCGGCCTTGGCGCCGGTCTCTTCGCCAAGGCCACGATGCACGTTCCCATTGCCACCGTCGAGGCGGCGATCGCCCAGGCCAGGGCGCTGGATGCGGACTGCACCGTCGCGATCGGCGGCGGATCGACGACTGGCCTTGCCAAGGCCCTGTCGCTCCGGGCCGGGCTTCCCTCCGTCGTGATCCCGACCACCTATGCCGGGTCCGAAGTGACGCCGATCTGGGGCCTGACCGAGAATGGCGTAAAGACGACCGGGCGCGACCCGCGCGTCCTGCCCCGTGTCGTGATCTACGATCCGGACCTCACGCTCAGCCTGCCGGCGGCGCTTTCGGTCGCGAGCGGACTCAACGCCATCGCGCATTGCATGGAAGGCCTCTACGCGGTCGACGGCAACCCGGTCGTCTCGGTCATGGCGGAAGAGGGGATAAGGACGCTGGCGCGCGCCCTTCCCGTCATCAGGGCGCGGCCGGACGACCGGGAGGCGCGGGGCGAAGCGCTCTATGGCTGCTGGCTGGCCGGCATGGTGCTCGGCGCGGCGAGCGTCGCCCTGCACCACAAGCTCTGCCACACGCTGGGCGGCTCGTTCGACATGCCGCACGCCGAAACCCACACCGCCGTCCTGCCCCACGCGATCGCCTATAACGCCCCCGCCGTGCCCGAGGCGATGGCGCGCGCGAGCCGCGCCCTGGGCGGCGGAAATCCGGCGGCGGCGCTTTACGAGCTTGCCACGAGCCTGGGTGCCGAGATGTCGCTCGCCCGGCTCGGCATGCCGAGCGACGGGGTCGAGAAGGCGGCTAGGCTCGCCGTCCGCAATCCCTATCCCAACCCGCGTCCCATCACCGAGGAAGGCATAGCCGCCCTGCTGGCCCGCGCCTATGCCGGCCTACCCCCCACCATCGGCGAGGCCGCCTGA
- a CDS encoding acetyl-CoA C-acetyltransferase: MTEAYIIDSVRTPRSIGKVGKGALAHLHPQHIAASVLKALKDRNGFDTADVDDIIWSTSMQRGTQGGDLGRMAALDAGYDVKASGVTLDRYCGGGITAVNLAAGQIMSGMEDLVIAGGSEMMSLTTTLSQQEAAAGLPVYGIGSGNERLQAVHPQSHQGVCGDAIAALEGISRETLDAAGLESQRRADRAIREGRFAKSLVPVVDDDGNVLLAADEFPRPETTAEGLAQLKPAFGQLAQTAIDDRGTTYAGLIHQKYPGLEIVPVHHAGNSSGVVDGAAAILLASGTYVERHGLKPRGRIVATANIGDDPTLMLNAPVPAARKVLAKAGLTKDDIDLWEINEAFAVVSEKFQRDLDLDRDKVNVNGGSIALGHPIGATGAILIGTVLDELERTGGRYGLVTMCAAGGMAPAIIIERL, encoded by the coding sequence ATGACCGAAGCCTATATCATCGACTCCGTCCGCACCCCACGCAGCATCGGCAAGGTCGGAAAGGGCGCGCTCGCCCATCTGCATCCCCAGCATATCGCGGCAAGCGTGCTGAAGGCGCTGAAGGACCGTAACGGTTTCGACACCGCCGACGTCGATGACATCATCTGGTCGACATCGATGCAGCGCGGCACGCAGGGCGGCGATCTCGGGCGGATGGCCGCGCTCGACGCGGGCTATGACGTCAAGGCGTCGGGCGTGACGCTCGATCGCTATTGCGGCGGCGGCATCACTGCGGTCAACCTGGCCGCCGGGCAGATCATGTCCGGCATGGAGGATCTCGTCATCGCCGGCGGCAGCGAGATGATGTCGCTCACCACCACCCTTTCGCAGCAGGAGGCGGCGGCAGGCCTGCCCGTCTATGGCATCGGTTCGGGCAATGAACGGCTGCAGGCGGTGCATCCCCAGTCGCACCAGGGCGTCTGCGGCGATGCCATAGCCGCGCTGGAGGGCATCAGCCGCGAGACGCTCGACGCCGCGGGCCTGGAGAGCCAGCGCCGGGCCGATCGCGCCATTCGTGAAGGGCGCTTCGCCAAAAGCCTGGTCCCGGTCGTGGACGATGACGGCAATGTCCTGCTCGCGGCCGACGAGTTTCCCCGTCCGGAAACGACGGCCGAGGGCCTGGCGCAGCTCAAGCCCGCCTTCGGCCAGCTGGCCCAAACCGCCATCGACGATCGGGGCACCACCTATGCGGGCCTGATCCACCAGAAATATCCGGGCCTTGAAATCGTCCCGGTCCATCATGCCGGCAATTCGTCGGGTGTCGTCGATGGGGCGGCGGCGATCCTGCTAGCGTCCGGCACCTATGTCGAACGGCATGGGCTGAAGCCGCGCGGGCGGATCGTCGCCACTGCCAATATCGGCGACGATCCCACGCTGATGCTCAACGCCCCCGTGCCCGCCGCACGCAAGGTGCTGGCCAAGGCCGGCCTGACCAAGGACGATATCGACCTGTGGGAGATCAACGAGGCCTTCGCGGTGGTCTCGGAAAAATTCCAGCGCGACCTCGATCTGGATCGCGACAAGGTCAACGTCAATGGCGGATCGATCGCGCTCGGCCATCCGATCGGGGCCACCGGCGCGATCCTGATCGGTACGGTGCTCGACGAACTGGAGCGGACCGGCGGGCGCTATGGCCTCGTCACCATGTGCGCGGCGGGCGGCATGGCCCCCGCCATCATCATCGAGCGGCTGTGA
- a CDS encoding nitroreductase gives MNETASIAPPATDSSMADAVERAVQQRHSCRGFRPDPVPRTLIERILRISQSTPSWCNSQAWQLVVTEGQATRDFRTALFAEASRRMADPGADQGAPDFPTPERYDGIYAERRRACGLALYQSLGIAREDRAGAARAMLNNFDLFGAPHVMIVTTPRDLGPYGAVDCGGFVSTFMTVAQAHGVATIAQGALATYSQFVRAHFGIGDDRLLLCGISFGYEDSAAPANGFRTGRASLDEVVSWRTGAEAG, from the coding sequence ATGAACGAAACCGCATCGATCGCGCCGCCGGCGACGGACAGCAGCATGGCGGATGCGGTCGAACGGGCCGTGCAGCAGCGCCACAGCTGCCGGGGGTTCCGGCCCGATCCGGTGCCCCGCACGCTGATCGAGCGGATCCTGCGCATATCCCAATCGACCCCATCCTGGTGCAATTCGCAGGCGTGGCAGCTGGTCGTCACCGAGGGCCAGGCCACCCGGGATTTCCGCACGGCGCTGTTCGCGGAGGCGAGCCGGAGGATGGCCGACCCGGGCGCGGACCAGGGGGCGCCCGACTTTCCCACCCCCGAGCGCTATGACGGCATCTATGCCGAGCGGCGGCGCGCCTGCGGCCTGGCCCTGTACCAGAGCCTCGGCATCGCCCGCGAGGACCGGGCCGGCGCGGCGCGGGCGATGCTGAACAATTTCGACCTGTTCGGGGCACCGCACGTGATGATCGTGACGACCCCGCGCGACCTGGGACCCTATGGCGCGGTCGATTGCGGCGGCTTCGTCAGCACCTTCATGACCGTCGCCCAGGCCCATGGCGTGGCGACGATCGCGCAGGGCGCGCTCGCGACCTACTCGCAATTCGTCCGCGCCCATTTCGGCATCGGCGACGATCGGCTGCTGCTCTGCGGCATATCCTTCGGCTATGAGGACAGCGCCGCTCCGGCCAACGGCTTCCGCACCGGCCGCGCTTCGCTGGACGAGGTCGTCAGCTGGCGGACGGGGGCCGAGGCCGGGTAG
- a CDS encoding SDR family NAD(P)-dependent oxidoreductase, whose protein sequence is MDIKGLTAVVTGGASGLGAATARALAARGAKVAIFDLQKDKGEAIAAEIGGVFCAVDVTSDESVDAGFARAREALGQERILVNCAGTGNAIKTASRAREDGSIRHYPIEVFDRIIQINLVGTFRCIAKSAAGMLAVEPLESGERGAMVNTASVAAEDGQIGQVAYSASKAGVIGLTLPVARDLSNDGIRINTILPGIFETPLLMGQPQHVVDALGASVPFPKRLGRPDEYARLAIEMIENPYFNGEDVRLDGAIRMAPR, encoded by the coding sequence ATGGACATCAAGGGTCTCACGGCCGTCGTCACCGGCGGAGCCTCCGGCCTGGGAGCGGCGACCGCGCGGGCACTGGCGGCCCGGGGCGCCAAGGTCGCCATCTTCGACCTGCAGAAAGACAAGGGCGAAGCGATCGCCGCGGAGATCGGCGGTGTGTTCTGCGCGGTCGACGTGACATCGGACGAATCGGTCGACGCCGGCTTTGCCCGGGCACGCGAGGCGCTGGGCCAGGAGCGCATCCTGGTGAACTGCGCCGGCACCGGCAACGCGATCAAGACGGCGAGCCGCGCCCGGGAGGACGGCAGCATCCGCCATTACCCGATCGAGGTGTTCGACCGGATCATCCAGATCAACCTGGTCGGCACCTTCCGCTGCATCGCCAAGTCGGCCGCCGGCATGCTGGCGGTGGAGCCGCTGGAAAGCGGCGAGCGCGGGGCGATGGTGAACACCGCCAGCGTCGCGGCCGAGGACGGCCAGATCGGGCAGGTCGCCTATTCGGCATCGAAGGCTGGCGTGATCGGCCTGACCCTGCCGGTCGCGCGCGACCTGTCCAATGACGGCATCCGCATCAACACCATCCTGCCCGGCATCTTCGAGACGCCCCTGCTGATGGGCCAGCCCCAGCATGTCGTGGATGCGCTGGGTGCGTCGGTGCCGTTCCCGAAACGGCTCGGCCGGCCCGACGAATATGCCCGGCTGGCGATCGAGATGATCGAGAACCCCTATTTCAACGGCGAGGACGTCCGCCTAGACGGGGCCATCCGCATGGCGCCCCGCTGA
- a CDS encoding glutathione binding-like protein, with protein MLKLYYNPGSCSLASHAALEEAGLAYQVELVDLTRDIQFSADYRLKNPWGRVPALQIGDETLTENVAILNYIADSVPGRELLPRAGLARARAIEWLALLSSTVHVAFRPIFRPGRLAATEEGQRDVAATGLAALQSVLDLLDERLGDRPYALGDRFSLCDLYLFVFALWSRRPALAARLGPLPRLDAFGDRLAQRPSIAAAMAQEGLAWPAAVRAA; from the coding sequence ATGCTCAAACTCTATTACAATCCGGGATCCTGTTCGCTGGCGTCGCATGCGGCGCTCGAGGAAGCGGGGCTCGCCTATCAGGTGGAACTTGTCGACCTCACCAGGGATATCCAATTTTCGGCGGATTATCGGCTGAAAAACCCTTGGGGACGGGTACCCGCGCTCCAGATCGGCGACGAGACGCTGACCGAGAATGTCGCGATCCTCAATTATATCGCGGACAGCGTTCCCGGTCGGGAGCTGCTGCCTCGCGCGGGGCTGGCGCGGGCGCGCGCGATCGAATGGCTCGCCTTGCTCTCCAGCACCGTCCATGTCGCCTTTCGTCCGATCTTCCGTCCCGGCCGGCTTGCCGCCACGGAGGAGGGGCAGCGCGACGTTGCGGCCACCGGCCTGGCGGCGCTGCAGTCGGTGCTCGACCTGCTCGACGAGCGGCTGGGCGACCGGCCTTATGCGCTGGGGGACCGGTTCAGCCTGTGCGACCTCTACCTGTTCGTCTTCGCCCTCTGGTCGCGGCGGCCGGCGCTGGCGGCGAGGCTCGGCCCGCTTCCCCGTCTCGATGCCTTCGGGGACCGGCTGGCGCAGCGGCCCTCGATCGCGGCGGCGATGGCGCAGGAGGGGCTGGCATGGCCGGCGGCCGTCCGCGCGGCGTGA